The Candidatus Berkiella aquae sequence GAGTGAGCTGCAATAATGTTTCTTTGATTTGGCTATCGATTTGAGAGACGTCTCTAAACCGTTTATTAACGAGTGCTGCGCCATCTTTGCCATAAAGTTCATGAGGCTTAAGGTAGCTCAATACTTTTGCTAATAATTCGGTTGGAAAAATGGAATGAGAAAATGGATTGGTATTTGCCATGACAGGAATATCCCCAAGAAAATAATTTGGCAAACATACTACAATGAAATGTTCGAATCAATATAAAGTGAGTTACTTTTATAGTTTCTTAAATTTAATGGTTATACACCTGTTTTGTTGTTGTATATCCCTGCATTTGCCTTAAAACTGAATATACATCTTCTTTATTTAAATAACTTATTAGTGATACAATTAAGTCATTGGATATAGAACACATCTGAATGGAATCCACAAAACAACGATTAGAAATGCTGTGCCGGGGGCACAGGTGGAGATAACCATGGCCCGTATACATCACCATTTAATGATGGCTGTCTCTTTGATAGCCGTGAGTTTTACCTTCTCTCAAAATGCAATCGCAGGATATCCTGATTTTTCACCCGTTATCGATAAAGCGGGCAAATCCGTTGTGAATGTGATTACGACAAAAGAAGAAGCCACCAAATTGGTTCCCGACAATGTCCGACAAGACTTAGAAGGAACGCCATTGATGGATCTGTTAAAACAGATGTATGGTGATAGATTGGAAGAAAAATTATCCGGCAAAGGGCCTAGTTTAGGTTCGGGATCGATTATTTCTGAAGACGGTTATATCGTTACTAATTTTCATGTTGTCGAAGGGGCAAGTAAAATTGTCATTCGTCTACAAGATAGAAGAGAATATCCTGCCACACTGGTTGGCAGTGATAATGGTACCGATCTGGCTTTATTAAAAATTGATGCGGATCGTTTGGCCTATTTACCTTATGCTGCTACGAATGCAACGAAAGTGGGACAATGGGTTATTGCGATTGGTGCACCCTTTGGCTTTGAAAATTCTGTTACGGTGGGAGTTGTCAGTGCTTTAGGAAGAAGTCTAGGACAAGAACGTTATGTCCCATTTTTACAAACCGATGCGGCAATTAACCCTGGAAATAGCGGCGGTCCCTTACTCAATGAAAATGGCGAATTAGTAGGTATTAACTCACAAATCGTGAGTGAATCTGGCAATTACGCCGGTTTATCGTTTGCCGTTCCTGCTGATGTTGTTAAAAATGTGGTTGAGCAACTAAAGGCCCGTGGTAGTGTTGCCAGAGGTTGGTTAGGACTTGCATTCCAAGATTTAGATCGCGGTTTGGCCGATTCTTTTGGTATAAAAACAGCCAAAGGCGCATTGATTTCAAAGGTATTACCCAATAGTCCGGCTGCTAAAGTCGGTATTAAAGAAGGGGATGTTATTACCGAATTCAATGGTCGTGAAATTATTAAAGCAACCGATTTGCCACCAATTGTAGGGCTTATTCCAATCAATAGTAAAGTGCCTATGACCGTGATACGTGATCATAAGGAAATGAAGGTCAGCATTTTGTTGAGTAAATATACGCAACAAGAAGGGGCTGCCCAAGCAGAAGGTAAGAAGGTTTCTGTCGGTAACAAAATGGACGAGTTGCAAAAAGGGATCACGGTGCGCGAACTTGAAGATTATGAACAAAGCGCTTTATCTAAAGATCAAACCGGTGTCGCAGTTGTATATGCCGATGCTAAACCTTGGGCAACATCAGGATTACGACGCGGGGATATTATCGTCAGTGTTAATAGCAAGAAGATTGATAGCGCGAAGGACTTTTATCAATTGATGAGAGAAGCCAATAAAGATAAAAGTATCCCCCTATTGGTTGTTAGACCAGGGGAAATGCAACATTACATTGCGGTTAAATTTTAAAAGTTGGTTAACTTTGCTGCGGGTAATCCCCGCGGCATCCTCTCCTTAAATATTACCCTTTCAAAAAATAAGTTTGTCAAAAAAATAAAATTTAATACTGAATTGCTAGCTCATTCCCCGCGTGTTGCGTAAAATACAGCCTGATCTGGATATAAGGAGCCTCTGGCTGTAGCTATGGAGCATATAAGAAACTTTTCAATCATTGCTCATATTGATCATGGTAAATCAACGCTTTCTGACCGTTTAATTCAGTTTTGTGGTGGTTTGAGCGATCGTGAGATGCAAGCGCAAGTACTAGATTCGATGGATATCGAGCGCGAAAGGGGCATTACTATTAAAGCCCAAAGCGTTACCCTGACTT is a genomic window containing:
- a CDS encoding Do family serine endopeptidase, whose translation is MARIHHHLMMAVSLIAVSFTFSQNAIAGYPDFSPVIDKAGKSVVNVITTKEEATKLVPDNVRQDLEGTPLMDLLKQMYGDRLEEKLSGKGPSLGSGSIISEDGYIVTNFHVVEGASKIVIRLQDRREYPATLVGSDNGTDLALLKIDADRLAYLPYAATNATKVGQWVIAIGAPFGFENSVTVGVVSALGRSLGQERYVPFLQTDAAINPGNSGGPLLNENGELVGINSQIVSESGNYAGLSFAVPADVVKNVVEQLKARGSVARGWLGLAFQDLDRGLADSFGIKTAKGALISKVLPNSPAAKVGIKEGDVITEFNGREIIKATDLPPIVGLIPINSKVPMTVIRDHKEMKVSILLSKYTQQEGAAQAEGKKVSVGNKMDELQKGITVRELEDYEQSALSKDQTGVAVVYADAKPWATSGLRRGDIIVSVNSKKIDSAKDFYQLMREANKDKSIPLLVVRPGEMQHYIAVKF